Genomic segment of Parafrankia irregularis:
CACACCCGATGGACCTTGCGGCCCACCGTCCTGGCGAGGCGATCAGCGCGAAGCTTCGCGAGCTGCGGCCCGGGTTCTGGCGGGCGCTTGCGGACCGCCTGCTGCGGCGCGCCCGGCCGGAGACGGAAAGCTGGCGCACGGGGCTCGCGGGCGAGCAGATGGTGGCGGCGGAGCTGGCGCCGCTCACGGCCCGGGGCTGGCGGCTGCTGCATTCGATTCCGTTACCGCGCAATGTCGATATCGACCATCTTCTCATCGGCCCGGGTGGCGTCTTCACCATCAACACCAAATATCATCGCGGTCGCCGGATATGGGTGGGCGACGACGCCGTGCGGGTGGGTGACGGGTT
This window contains:
- a CDS encoding nuclease-related domain-containing protein, which codes for MDLAAHRPGEAISAKLRELRPGFWRALADRLLRRARPETESWRTGLAGEQMVAAELAPLTARGWRLLHSIPLPRNVDIDHLLIGPGGVFTINTKYHRGRRIWVGDDAVRVGDGFHPYVLKARAEAVRASEALSRACGFGVGVAGVLAFVEAESLTVVPSLTDVLVAHHDDLRQAFDGVAGQWTAQDVELIFSAARDRCTWPVI